In a single window of the Bacillus carboniphilus genome:
- a CDS encoding DUF5700 domain-containing putative Zn-dependent protease yields MHIQNAADSFFELYKEVDCLSLQDLDTYYAQYPDIFKEYFQYHCPKTEERLTAAIERYPSQIEELKLVANRLPTIIESVMDRFKVLFGTKLDLNFHIFVGGYGSNAFVERKIIGDVYFAIEKLSSDPAHLEVIVAHEIGHIYHNYLSDQAGIKWSEVDWEHGVTSLYREGIATYLSMLTANSGQNESIYFSYDDEGDEWLQFCKENHRKIAERFLEDAGQWSFDKEREWFRLSGGSYFGFNRLGYYLGTCFVQDYVKKRNKEAVITLWTSEDLESVISEWLREQVI; encoded by the coding sequence ATTCAAAACGCAGCCGATTCCTTTTTTGAACTGTATAAGGAAGTAGATTGCTTATCTTTACAGGATTTAGACACCTACTATGCTCAATATCCTGATATTTTTAAAGAGTATTTTCAGTATCATTGCCCGAAAACGGAAGAACGTTTGACAGCTGCGATTGAAAGATATCCATCACAAATAGAAGAGCTAAAGCTGGTTGCAAACCGGTTGCCTACTATAATCGAGAGCGTCATGGACCGGTTTAAAGTCCTTTTTGGAACAAAATTAGACCTTAATTTTCATATTTTTGTAGGAGGCTACGGTTCCAATGCATTTGTTGAAAGAAAAATCATTGGAGATGTCTACTTTGCCATTGAAAAACTTTCTAGTGACCCCGCCCACCTTGAGGTGATTGTTGCTCATGAAATTGGCCACATTTATCACAACTATTTGAGTGATCAGGCAGGGATCAAGTGGTCGGAGGTAGATTGGGAGCATGGTGTAACTTCATTATATCGTGAGGGAATCGCGACCTATTTATCCATGCTAACAGCCAATTCCGGTCAAAACGAATCTATTTATTTTTCCTATGATGACGAAGGGGACGAATGGCTTCAATTTTGTAAAGAGAATCATAGGAAGATAGCGGAACGTTTCTTGGAGGATGCGGGACAGTGGAGTTTTGACAAAGAGCGGGAATGGTTCCGACTGTCTGGTGGAAGCTATTTTGGCTTCAATCGTTTAGGCTATTACTTAGGAACATGCTTTGTGCAGGACTATGTAAAGAAGCGCAACAAAGAGGCTGTTATTACATTGTGGACATCTGAAGATTTGGAGTCTGTTATTAGTGAATGGCTTCGAGAGCAGGTTATATAA